The window TGGAATTAATAGaattacagaagagaaagaaggtaTTACGAAAATTAAGTTCTAACtgacaaaaataactttttgtttaGATATGCAAAAAGAGTGCTAGTCAGagttaaatgagattttttttagactcctgaaatatttgctttatatcaGAGATAAAATTGTTCTTCTGTCAATGCTTATAAGTAGTACCATTAGATATAgggattcattcatttttcttatatttgaaacaaatcttttaaataaatgcatttcaaaaaGCTGAGTTGAGTATAGATCAGAAATTaagtgattttaaatatattcagaaagTTCACTATTGAGGGGAATATTAAGTTgtttactaaatttgttttttagttcAACTTTTCAGAATATGTTTGGTCTTCTTAGTGCAAGCAATATTGATattttctcaacttttaaaataaaattttgtggaaAAGAGTCTAGCAGGGATTCTTAATCTAGAGGTTCATGAATCCctagaaatgtttttgaaaaactctagaaaatataaaactacatGTTGCCGTAAGTTGTTCTTATATTAGACAGGGCTCTGTGATTAgactcctttcctttctctaaaaTCCTAATTTGTGTTTGATAACTAGAATATAAATTCTCTGAGATCTGGGACTTCATCTGATTCatttatgcctgtaatccaaaCACATACAACAGCCCTGGTATATGGTGAGAGCTCAGTGAAACCCgttgaagaaatatttgtatttattcatttatagtaGTTTGCTTAAGACTGTCcttaatttgtatatttacaaGTTGAGTTGAGGTTGCTAATTGGGTGTGAAAGTCTGTATTTTTAGAGCTTTGTCTTTTCCATGGAAAACTGTTAAGTTCTTCCctcaaaaggaaggaagaatttgTATTTACCCAACACCTACTTGTGCCAAaccctttacacacacacacacacacacacacacacacacacacacacacacacacacacacacacacacacacacgcgtgcacgcacgtgcgcgcgcgcgcagAATCATAGGTAATCTCCTCAATATCTTCTTTTATGCATGAGACTTAGAATTAGAGACATGACGTAGCATGACGTAGCTTGCCCAGGTCACAAAGCTAAATCATGCAGCCTTGAATCTGGCTGACTTTAAAACCTATTCTCTGTACACTATTCCATGCTGCTACTCTaaggtatttaaaaatgattatgtcGGTACCCCACCTCTGTCTAGCATCcaggaaaaatcatttttcattcttttatgaaTCTCGTGTTTAATAGTCTTAAGATACTCTATTTTTAATGAGGAATATCATATATAAGTTGTTGAAACTAAGCAATCAAGCCCAGTTCCTTGTCAgttatgtttcatttaaatacacatttttatttatcctaaTCCAAAGACTTTAAGGCGTTTGGATTTTTGAGAAGGGGGAAAAACAGGACAGATTAGACTTTTACTAAGCCCAAAAGAATCTCCATATTCTGTTTTCACATTGTTAAATTTTGCATGCAATCTTCTTTTCTTGTTTACTCCAAACAGATAAAAGCAATAGTCATagttgcttttacatttttatgtcagGGTTTTTAGTGAATAATAGGTTTTTCTAAGTtgtttgatgtttattttttattcacttatCAAAGCATTCCTGtggagaccagaccagaccaaTATGCTTTGAAAATTCCCTAAGTTTAGTCACTAGTTTTTAAGGTATGATTGGACATGCCCATACCTGTGTAATCTTGACCATTTGAATGATtctgtctaaaattatttcaaattcattAAATTTTACATGATCCTTCAAATAACATCTAATTTATTAGAATCTTCGTTCTTCATTAGTCATTGTTAATTATATTACACGAAGtcatatttgagaatttttagttctaaacatttttttggcTGAAATGCAGGGCATAGGACTCCACAAGAAACACAAATTTTTActagaattctttattttttcttccactgtTTTAACTGtaataattatttgaataattttggttATAggacctgttttttaaaaagtaaatatattactacaaataaatattagctggttaaatttttttttaaatattcttagatttttttcccctcctgtttGCTTTCTGCTTGATTTATCTACATTCCTTTGTCTTATTTGGTATAAAGTAGTATGTTCATAGTGAGAGATTTGACTTTTAAGCTGTTAGTCGAGCTGACAGTAGAACCTTAAAAACAAAGACTGGGAGGGCGGAGTCATAAATTCTCATCTTAgcaattgcattaaatttattatGCAGAGTAATTTTAAACATCCCATctaatatgattttttaatcaatataaCTAATGtcctataattttattaatctttaccATATCAAGGAAACACATTATAGACTTTAATATGAAATAATCTGTGGTATATAGTTCCATAATAATTTTCACCAATATTTCTTTAGTGTCTATTTATATGTGGCACTTCCTATGTAAAAACTGTTACCATTAATGTATTCAATAGAATATTGAGATGGACATTGATGTTAATTACACCTGTACACAAATCTgagctctgtcatttactagcaTTGTCACCCTTGCAAataaatctctctgagccttagttttttaacttataaaaatgACAGTGGCAGTACTTACTTCATAGAGTacctttgaggattaaataagatcatgtatataaagtacttagcacaaacattaattttctttctctaagtgatGGGAGGATATAGAAAGGAATATGAAATTATCTTTACTCTGAAAGACATTACAGTCTAATTGGAGAGACTTGTGAACAGTTGTAAGGTAGATTTAATTGCTATAATAGATGTGTAAAAATAGGTGTGCTATATCAACTGTATGAGTTCAGGTAAAGAAAGTACAGGAACCTAGATAATAGGTTCCCTTTCTAGTATTAATGAAGGCCCACGAGAGAGTTTAATTGTATTTTGCAAAATCAAATGTAATGGCTGACAGATTTCCACCATCTATTGTCTATCTAGCACAATGGGAAAATGTAATTTGCCATAAAGTTAAATGACTTTTAAGTGTGGTCCTTAGCTAAAGTTCTTTTCAATTCAGTGACTGTGTGATGCTAGCCATTGTAAAATCTATTTGATTTACTGGTTTGGTTTTggtatatcttttaaaaagcaactacTCTTCCCCAGCTATCACTAATGTAGCAATTTACAGAAATACAGGTGATTACCATAATAATAATATGGCATCAGTTGGAGAGTGAGAGGTACTTTATCTGTTGAACCCACCAAAATTGacccaaatataaaaatagaataggcTTTGATCTAACTTTATCAGTAAGTCCAACTCCAAGTAGAATTATACTTTTTAGTCTCAACCCTCGTAGTTTATCAGAATTACCTTTCAGGCTTTAAAAAAACTACCCAGATACAATGAACCTATATAAGTTGAAATGGTACTTTGGCATCTGTATAATCCACAGGTGATCCTGATGTGAAACCAGGGCTGATATTCACTTCTATGTGTAAATCAAACTactcatttgaaacaaattttgtttcaatgtcacacaaaaaatttttttaataaaaaggtagggttttttttttttgtttttttggtttagGGATTTTGGGGAGCGGAGGGAGGGTATCTTAGGCCCTAAATTAAGGTCTTTGTGATATATCATAAAGCAGAAAATTTCCTCTTAGAAGACCTGATTAAAGAGTGACAAGGTTTATGACTAGAGTACACTTACGACATTGTTGTATCTTAACCCTTCCTGAATAGATTCAAATGAGAAACTTTATTTAGGgaaacatgtttttttaatatgGGGGGTAGGGGGAAATAGGAAGAAAAGTTTTAACAAACAGCACATTTTATTGTATTCTCTCCACATAATAAAttttgcaaattagaaaaaggcagTTAATATACTTGTAGAAAATTGgaagtttcaaagaaaataaagtatctagaACTCTTCTAACCCAGTATCATTACATtgctatatttcctttctttccaggCACTTTATATATCCTAAAATGAACAGATATACAAACATAAACATACCCCCAAAACACAGGCTATACACAGTATCATCTCTTGCTTTTTGCTGTGagggcactttttaaaaataatattcatggcTGTGcctggtagctcacgcctgtaatcctagcactttgggaggccaggtgggaggattgcttgaggcctggagtttgggaccagcctgagcaacatagcgagacctcacctctctgaaatagaaaaattagctgggcatagtggcttgtacctgtagtcctagccactggggaggctgaggcaggaggatcacttgaccccaggagtttaaggttgccgtgagttatgatgacaccactgcactttagcctgggcaacagagcaaaaacctatctaaaaaaaataaattagcactcatgtgctttctttttctaataaacaTTGCAATTTATTGTGTGGTTTTATTagtgttgtttttgtttcaggATTATGGGGTAATCGTCTCCAAAGATGGTTAAGAGTTTGTGTTAGATCATCTTTATCACAGTAactttttttggattttattttctcaacattttatgATGAAAACTTCCAAACATATATGAAAGTGAAATAATATGTTGAATATCTGTACATCTTCTACCTAGCTTcaacaattgttaacattttgctatagTTGCTTTCCctctcattgtgtgtgtgtgcgtgcgtatatgcaattttttttcccttggctaAACCCTTTCAAAGCCAATTGCAGACATCATAATATTTTATCTCTAAACATTTCACCAGGTAGCTCTTAACAATGAGGACCTTTTTCTACATAATCATATTACCATTATCATACCTAAGAAAAttagtaataaattttataatgtcaTCTAATATTGAGCCCAAATTTCCCTAGTTGTCTCCAAAATGACTATTGTGATTGTTATGTTGAATCAGGGTCTAATTAGATCAAGTCATCAATCAAGCATTGTAAACAAATCTTTGATCAAGCCCCCTACCCCTCTTTCCCCCCTCTTGATGCAGAGTCTGAGCCAGTTTTTATTGTTTGTCCTACATTCTGGATTCATTATGATTGTTTTCTCATGGTGTGCTTTAACTTTATCCtctattctctgtttttctgtaAACTGAGAATTAGCTTAATAAGAttcatattaaacatttttgtcaagAACACAGGACAATTACTTCATAATACATCCTATCAGGAGGCACATAATGTAAGGTTGTTTTGAATTTAGTCTATTGGCTTAACTATGATCAACTTGGATGATTAGAGCTTGTTCTGTTAACAAGATTAAGTAGTTACACTACTATAGAAACCTGTAGATTTTCCAAGGATTGAGTAGTTTACTATtcatattacatttaaaataatttgtctatttttacctattttaattaaaatatttaaagcaaaaaataaattttttatccATGAAAGCTTTAAAATCTTCCCCAAAACCACAGtttaaatttatatagttttatattttgtatctcCTCCGCACTTATCATTTAGGAGAAATGATGAAGAAACTAACGTTCTGATGGCCTGCTTTTCTGTCCTTCTCCTACCTCTTTAAGCACTAATTTTCTTTGCACTAAGTCATTTATAGCAAATTACTGTTTTTTTGAGTAAGTCAGTTTTAGGAAATGCTTGTGTTGCTGTTGAATTCTAAAAGCAGCGTAAATTTCAGATTAAACTTCGAGTAACAATGTGAAATAAGACATAAACTAGTTAGTGGTGATTTGTGAAATATAACTTTTGAGATATTACAATTGAAAGTTTTTATTGACACAGGTAAGaattgatatttaataaaatgttttcctgcTTAGACTATATTACTTATGGTAGAGAAATTAGTGTTTTGCTGTACTGTGTTATGAAATACATGTGATATCCTAGTTTGTCTACTGACACTGGGGTCTTGAATCTTAAAAAAAGGCCTCCGATGAAGCAGAGGAAAGTGGATCACAGGGAAAATTGGTGGAAGCTCTCAGGCAAATGAGAATTAATCATAGGGGAAACTACCGACAACTTCTGGAGGAGATGCTGACTAGTTACAGGCTAGCTAAAGTAGAGGGAGAAGAAAGCCCTGCTGAACCAGCTGCTACAGCTTCTTCTGCGAACAGTGATGCTGGAAACCCAGTGACAATGCAGGAAAGCCATACTGAATCAGAAAGTGGTCTTGCTGAAATAGACAGCTGTAATGAAGATGCAGGGACAAAGATGAGTGgtgaaaaaatatgattttcctttttggtaatatttttgtGATCTTTGGTTTTTACTTAGGAAGTATAATGTATGCGCTTATATAACCGTTTTGTTATTTGAATCTTGGAAAACTAGTTTTATTATATTCAGATagccttgttttttaaaaaggcctttGCATACACCTTTATGAGATAGTTTAAAATTGACTACTTTGAATTTAATGAAATTACATGTCATTTCACACTGTATACCAGAAATTAGGCTACCAGTTATTAAAGTCAGTAGTTAAATTCATACTAGCTAGGATTAGAAATTACTGATTAGAGGTTACTTTATATTGTGGAAAAACTTGTTAATGTAGAATTATACTGCttcatatgattttatatattagtATACTCATAGttagctttataataaatttgtgttttctttaataattttagttctttaaagAATGGCTGATACAggcctgtaatttttctttcaaggatGATAATttgtgtgtttgatttgtttatattttatatctctgtagttttatttttagaagttgtGAGATATTGGATGTgtggttatttttcctttctctgtattCTTTATGAAacgtaactttttaaaaacctatgtaTTATTCATACAGCTTTGGTTTGTATATTCTGTATAGCCTAACTACACACATCAAAATGTATGTCAACCAAGTGTTTAGAATGAAATTATAAGTGTTCAAGTCCAAATAAAGCATGTGATGTGGAATAATCTATGcatgttgtaattatttttgaattaatttttttaaacaacgaGGTTTGGTATATTAGAAAAATACTCATTAGAAaacggccaggcgtggtggctcatgcctataatcccagcactttgggaggccaaggtgggaggattgtttgagcccaggagtttgaggttacagtgagctatggccactgtactccagcctgggctggattcaattatatttaatatatataaaatttagcaCACTTCTGGCTTAGCTTTTTtcattaacaaaaaggaaaaaagtttagtataaaaatacatgttttgcaTACTCAAAGAAAATCTATTCTGTTTCTTATCCCCTTTTGTGATACAAAATATTAATCTTTGGACAGGATAGGCACACAAATTCATGTGAGAAAATTGCCGCAATGAACATAAAGATTGCAACATTGTCAATTTTGTTTCAAGTTTTCATCagttattaataaatgcaaaaattatgGGCTATTTTTAAGTTAGTGGCAGgtgtgagttttgtttttgttaaaaggGATTTTTGAATTCCAGATGGCTATTGGTCATGTggtggaaaatgtttttaaatcaattattttgtAACTGTAGAAcattaacttttcttctttatgtttataTCATGTGCCGAAAGCTGGTTAAGTTACCATAAGTTGAAACTTTGGAATCTTCGGATGTTACAGCTGATGTTTTGATCTATTTTTCCAATGCcagagtatttttaaatggtttggGAAAGGAAGGCatttggtggggaggggaggaaaaaaacctcaaCCCAGTTATCTATCTATATTAgatagatatatgtatacatgcacaatACACAATACACAACATCTCTCTGTAAAAGTACCTTTTCagacaaagaaaggaagataatttgttcatctaattttgttttctttttgaaattcaaTCCAGTCTGGAAGTGGTGTGGGTAAATAAtaatgttcttccttttctcttcctgtagGGTGCTGGAGATCTAGAAGACCCATGGTAGCCTTAAAAACCTTCTA of the Lemur catta isolate mLemCat1 chromosome 4, mLemCat1.pri, whole genome shotgun sequence genome contains:
- the PPM1B gene encoding protein phosphatase 1B isoform X6 → MSIVLVCFSNAPKVSDEAMKKDSELDKHLESRVEEIMVKSGEEGMPDLAHVMRILSAENIPNLPPGGGLAGKRNVIEAVYSRLNPHRESDGASDEAEESGSQGKLVEALRQMRINHRGNYRQLLEEMLTSYRLAKVEGEESPAEPAATASSANSDAGNPVTMQESHTESESGLAEIDSCNEDAGTKMSGEKI